From a region of the Aeoliella mucimassa genome:
- a CDS encoding VOC family protein, which yields MKTLHILVCVGMVVIAGYVLAQTTAAPPTDSDTPNSAPTAPNDQVSAMQPSKTRVTPFLMFEGQAEEAMKLYLSLFPDAAIESVEKYGPDEMGKPGTVKLASFTLAGQRVMCIDSPADHDFTFTPSMSLFVDCEDEPQLEKLFAELSKEGKVMMPLGDYGFSQKFGWVSDRFGVSWQLNLPKSE from the coding sequence ATGAAGACTCTCCATATTCTTGTTTGCGTTGGAATGGTAGTGATCGCTGGCTACGTGCTCGCCCAAACCACTGCAGCGCCGCCGACCGATTCCGACACGCCGAATTCTGCACCAACCGCTCCCAACGATCAGGTTTCTGCGATGCAACCCAGCAAGACCCGCGTTACTCCGTTCCTGATGTTCGAAGGTCAGGCGGAAGAGGCCATGAAACTCTATCTGTCGCTCTTTCCCGATGCGGCCATCGAGTCGGTCGAGAAGTACGGGCCCGACGAGATGGGCAAGCCAGGCACGGTGAAGCTCGCCAGCTTTACGCTCGCCGGCCAGCGGGTGATGTGCATCGACAGCCCCGCCGATCACGACTTCACGTTCACTCCGTCGATGTCGCTGTTCGTTGATTGCGAAGACGAGCCGCAGCTCGAAAAGCTCTTCGCCGAACTCTCGAAAGAGGGCAAGGTGATGATGCCGCTCGGCGACTACGGGTTCAGCCAAAAGTTCGGCTGGGTCTCCGACCGCTTCGGCGTCTCCTGGCAACTGAACCTGCCGAAAAGCGAATAG
- a CDS encoding type VI secretion system tube protein Hcp, producing MRSYGPTLLIALLLTVVWSPVVQAVGYIKFDGIDGECTDAEHQGWSDLASFQIDISRNFDGGALGRVEASMKFSMVADSAYPYVFENLLRGMTYDTLTIEQFDGRQLVDRYEFEQAITPSLSTLYSGGAPARINGTIATRELTLNHFVYDDRTGALVETIEVNYDFTNVSALTAGTLPGDYNFDGVVDFDDYDKWKDQFGGITVPIGSGADGNADGQVDLGDYTLWRDNLGRSLATSIASQSVPEPASLAIGALGLAVVLGIRRSRAGVV from the coding sequence ATGCGCAGTTACGGTCCGACGCTGCTGATCGCTTTGTTGCTTACAGTCGTATGGTCGCCAGTCGTTCAGGCAGTAGGTTACATCAAGTTCGACGGAATCGACGGAGAGTGCACCGATGCCGAGCACCAGGGCTGGTCGGACCTCGCGAGTTTTCAGATTGATATCTCGCGCAACTTCGATGGAGGAGCACTAGGGCGAGTCGAGGCCTCGATGAAATTCAGCATGGTGGCCGATAGCGCGTATCCCTACGTATTCGAAAACCTGCTGCGCGGCATGACGTACGACACCCTCACCATCGAGCAATTCGATGGCCGGCAGCTTGTCGATCGCTACGAGTTTGAGCAAGCGATCACCCCCTCGCTATCCACGCTCTACTCCGGTGGTGCCCCCGCCCGGATCAATGGCACGATTGCCACGCGTGAACTTACATTGAATCACTTTGTGTACGACGATCGCACGGGTGCTTTGGTGGAGACCATCGAGGTGAACTACGACTTCACGAATGTCTCCGCGCTCACCGCAGGAACCCTGCCCGGCGACTACAACTTCGACGGAGTGGTCGACTTCGATGACTACGATAAGTGGAAAGATCAGTTCGGCGGAATCACCGTGCCGATTGGTTCGGGCGCGGATGGCAACGCCGACGGGCAAGTGGACCTCGGCGACTACACTCTCTGGCGCGACAACCTGGGCCGCTCGCTAGCGACGTCGATCGCTTCGCAATCGGTGCCCGAACCCGCGTCGCTGGCAATCGGTGCGCTGGGCCTCGCAGTGGTGCTCGGCATCCGTCGTTCACGAGCAGGAGTCGTTTGA
- a CDS encoding lamin tail domain-containing protein, with the protein MELRKGNQRRRTLRHETLEQRCVLSTQPLITEFMASNSSTILDGLGASSDWIEIHNPTNDTIDLGGWHLTDSNSNPTKWTFPDTELAPQAYLLVFASNQTATGFIDPLGYRHTTFALSAGGEYLALTDAAGKVVSEFAPSYPQQSADVSYGLDGGGGTAYFTNPTPGSANDYTSVVPATILISEIMYHPSSELTDHEYIELVNTSASSMNLANWAIDSGVKYTLPDITLTAGDYLVVAANPTAFAELYPTVTNVVGGWQGHLSNRGETISVANAAGIVVDSVSYTDQGDWAAREEGPLDYNHTGWVWSDAHDGNGSSLELVSFALGNDSGQNWQASLDVGGTPGSVNSVNDTDNNTAPLVLDVAHYPVIPSSTQDVSITARLVDELNTGLSANLYWRVDGDTSFQVLAMADNGLGPDVAASDLVFTAQIPAMSDGTIIEFYVAATDQAGNTRMYPAATQPSGEQLTNLLYQVDDSFDPSNLPSEGDRSTYRLIMTEAERAELAQIGSTSSDRRSHARMNGTLISVTPSGVEYRYQVGIRNRGESSALAQPNSYHVDIPRDNLWYGLEAFNLNTQYTHSQLAGLKLFQATGGVAEDSQAVEVRVNGTDLSYAGSPSYGVYVQLEATDSVLVANHYPDDDGGNLYKAVRDSSGSAHADFRDLGDDPLDYAAFYQKETNASEADYSDIIELIKVLNYEPDETYYARVSQLVDIDSWLNYFATVAILSSEETSLATGVGDDFIMYRGESDPRFRLIPHDFDTILGQGDTSGSPTSSIYRAANLPVVSRFLHDPQILPAYHAKLEQLLTTTFAKHNFDPLLDDILTGFAPSNRIAEMKSFMATRREYILDLITQPLTAQAPLVTQGGLAHTTFDNVAIYGTAPLSATQSVTANGVVAQYNATTGSWTVGNSTGSIDQFIASGDIWHYLNPGQVAPTSPGNDWRTDNLHWPNSGPSQLGYGDTQTTVVPYVDIDPNTSGTQKNTTTYFQTTFDVAEATSYSSLTLQLLRDDGAVVYLNGVEVIRSNMPAGEITSTTFANSNVNGGEEETFFEYSIDPSLLVEGQNVLAVEIHQDDLNSSDIGMDVELTGVKGSPTSTDGVPLVVGVNRIEVQAFDGPNGTGNLLDTTWVDVWYDNASGQTVGGDITTPQHWTAANSPYFVTSDLVIRDGGVLTIDPGVSVFLGDNTGLTVAADGQLIAEGTADAHITFATNPNQNGSNWNGLTFEDTQLDNRLTYVDQHAGGGTGQAIDIDHGRLTIDHMNWLNINEQILDLVHPTLVVTNSNLPGIGGNETVHLLGLDQGEQLVFENNTFGFNSSGDDVLDLGHSTLTPATIIFRGNTFLGGYDDGVDTDGFPVLLENNTFMNFHLNTSRNTTSNAVSTGYMSVSGQAVSSNLTLIGNVFINNDHHLLIKDLSYATLINNTLYQSTYSGIHLEEPGGTSVLGPGRGAALDGVLFWDNPIAIEGIVASTELTIDHSIVPAELTGYGTGNLTTDDPRFSNVAIDDLSLLPGSPAIGTGPNGSEIGGVQLSDYTPASAATLRITELHFDPTGGDTTVGEVGGTGKSFEFIELTNFGNETIDLSGLVFDDGIDFAFPWQSSLAAGQTIVVASNADLFRSRYGDSAALAGEFTGNLSGDGEQVRLLAADGSVIADFAYEVMSPWPNAAGGYSLEVIDPLASLDDPANWRASTEVNGTPGALSVTTIVGDFDRNGLVDMDDYAMWKSQFGRQVAPGFGADGNADGTVSLADYTLWRDNLGAAVAPVVQPIASPSTDATEAAIASIAATPSTEAPDSSTTAAPTIATNSTAAEDVASIETTPIAKPLMYLNAKQSVASHRSSNASTENSLDQAFADYEQQNLLLLRRHQFDTRPAATSTQLQQATHQHQPTESTTARARRGALAVNFDWLDQA; encoded by the coding sequence CGATTACACTTCGGTGGTCCCAGCTACGATTCTCATCAGCGAAATTATGTACCATCCGTCGTCGGAGTTGACCGACCACGAGTACATCGAGCTGGTGAATACCAGTGCGTCGTCCATGAACCTCGCTAACTGGGCCATCGATAGCGGGGTAAAGTACACGTTGCCTGACATCACGCTCACAGCGGGCGACTACCTGGTGGTGGCCGCCAATCCCACGGCGTTTGCCGAATTGTATCCCACGGTCACCAACGTCGTCGGTGGCTGGCAGGGACATCTCTCGAACCGGGGCGAAACGATTTCGGTCGCTAATGCTGCCGGTATAGTCGTTGATAGCGTGAGCTATACCGACCAGGGCGATTGGGCGGCTCGCGAAGAGGGACCGCTCGACTACAATCACACCGGCTGGGTCTGGAGCGATGCCCACGATGGCAATGGCAGCTCGCTTGAGTTAGTGAGTTTTGCTCTGGGGAACGACTCGGGGCAAAACTGGCAAGCTAGCCTGGATGTCGGCGGCACGCCTGGCAGTGTGAACTCCGTGAACGATACCGATAATAACACAGCCCCGCTGGTGCTCGACGTCGCCCACTACCCAGTGATACCTAGTTCGACACAGGACGTAAGCATCACCGCCCGATTGGTGGATGAACTCAATACGGGACTTTCGGCCAACCTTTACTGGCGCGTCGATGGCGACACGAGTTTCCAGGTGCTGGCCATGGCCGACAACGGACTCGGGCCCGACGTTGCCGCCAGCGATCTTGTGTTTACCGCCCAAATCCCCGCGATGAGCGATGGCACGATCATCGAGTTCTACGTTGCAGCGACCGACCAGGCGGGCAACACGCGGATGTATCCCGCCGCGACGCAGCCGAGTGGCGAGCAACTAACCAATTTGCTCTATCAAGTAGACGATAGCTTCGACCCGAGCAATCTGCCAAGCGAAGGAGATCGCTCGACCTATCGATTGATCATGACCGAGGCCGAGCGGGCCGAGCTCGCCCAGATTGGTTCGACCTCGAGCGACCGTCGCAGCCACGCCAGGATGAATGGCACACTGATCTCCGTTACTCCGAGTGGAGTGGAGTATCGCTATCAGGTCGGTATTCGCAATCGAGGCGAGTCGAGCGCGCTGGCCCAACCCAACAGTTACCATGTCGACATTCCCCGCGATAACCTTTGGTATGGTCTCGAAGCGTTTAACCTGAACACCCAATACACCCATTCGCAACTGGCGGGACTCAAGCTATTCCAAGCCACCGGCGGAGTGGCCGAAGACTCGCAGGCGGTCGAAGTGCGCGTGAATGGTACTGACCTGTCGTACGCAGGCTCCCCTTCGTATGGAGTCTACGTTCAGCTCGAAGCGACCGACTCGGTACTGGTGGCCAATCATTATCCCGACGACGATGGGGGCAACCTTTATAAAGCAGTGCGCGACAGTAGCGGATCAGCCCACGCTGATTTTCGCGATCTCGGCGACGACCCCCTCGACTACGCGGCGTTCTATCAGAAGGAAACCAACGCTTCGGAGGCCGACTACAGCGACATCATTGAATTGATCAAGGTGCTTAACTACGAGCCTGACGAAACCTACTACGCCCGCGTTTCGCAGCTCGTGGATATCGACTCCTGGCTCAATTACTTCGCCACGGTCGCTATTCTCAGTTCCGAAGAAACCTCGCTCGCTACCGGCGTCGGCGACGACTTCATCATGTACCGCGGCGAAAGCGATCCGCGGTTTCGGTTGATTCCTCACGACTTCGATACCATCCTCGGGCAAGGCGACACCTCGGGCTCGCCGACCAGCAGCATCTATCGGGCGGCCAACTTGCCGGTGGTCAGCCGTTTTCTGCACGATCCTCAGATCTTGCCGGCCTATCACGCGAAGCTAGAGCAGTTGCTGACCACCACGTTTGCCAAGCATAACTTCGACCCGCTGCTCGACGACATCCTCACCGGCTTTGCTCCATCCAATCGCATTGCGGAGATGAAGTCGTTCATGGCTACTCGCCGCGAGTACATTCTCGACCTCATCACACAGCCGCTCACCGCCCAAGCACCGCTGGTTACTCAGGGAGGCCTGGCTCACACCACGTTCGACAACGTCGCCATCTATGGCACCGCGCCGCTGTCTGCCACCCAGTCGGTAACCGCTAATGGTGTGGTTGCCCAGTACAACGCAACCACTGGCAGCTGGACCGTCGGTAACTCGACCGGCTCCATCGATCAGTTCATCGCCAGCGGCGATATCTGGCACTATCTCAATCCAGGACAGGTCGCTCCCACCTCGCCGGGCAACGACTGGCGCACCGACAACCTCCACTGGCCGAACTCCGGCCCTTCGCAGCTTGGCTACGGCGACACCCAAACCACGGTGGTTCCGTATGTCGACATCGACCCCAATACCTCCGGCACGCAGAAGAACACGACCACCTATTTTCAAACCACGTTCGATGTCGCGGAAGCGACCTCTTACTCTTCGCTCACGCTGCAACTGCTCCGCGACGACGGTGCCGTGGTCTACTTGAATGGAGTGGAGGTCATTCGATCGAACATGCCGGCCGGCGAGATCACCTCAACCACGTTCGCGAATAGCAACGTGAATGGTGGGGAAGAAGAGACCTTCTTTGAGTACAGCATCGATCCCTCGCTGCTCGTCGAAGGACAGAACGTGCTGGCGGTGGAGATCCATCAGGACGATCTGAATAGCAGCGATATCGGAATGGATGTCGAACTGACCGGCGTCAAAGGCTCGCCGACCTCCACCGACGGAGTGCCGCTAGTCGTGGGGGTGAACCGCATCGAGGTACAAGCTTTCGATGGCCCCAATGGCACCGGCAATTTGCTTGACACCACGTGGGTCGATGTTTGGTACGACAACGCGAGCGGGCAGACCGTCGGCGGCGATATCACCACCCCGCAACATTGGACCGCGGCGAATAGTCCCTATTTCGTCACGAGCGATCTGGTGATTCGGGATGGTGGAGTACTGACCATCGATCCCGGCGTGAGCGTGTTTCTCGGCGATAATACCGGGCTCACCGTAGCCGCAGATGGGCAGCTGATTGCCGAAGGAACTGCCGACGCCCACATTACTTTTGCAACGAATCCTAACCAAAATGGAAGCAATTGGAACGGCCTGACGTTCGAAGACACTCAGCTCGACAATCGCCTTACCTACGTCGACCAGCACGCCGGCGGCGGCACCGGTCAGGCAATCGATATCGATCATGGCCGGTTGACGATCGACCACATGAATTGGCTCAACATCAATGAGCAAATTCTCGACTTGGTACACCCCACGCTGGTGGTCACCAACTCGAACCTGCCAGGCATCGGTGGCAACGAAACCGTCCATCTACTCGGGCTCGATCAAGGTGAGCAACTCGTATTCGAGAATAACACGTTCGGCTTTAATAGCAGCGGCGACGACGTGCTCGACCTTGGCCATAGTACCCTCACCCCAGCGACTATCATCTTCCGTGGCAACACCTTCCTCGGCGGCTACGACGATGGGGTCGATACCGATGGCTTCCCGGTATTACTCGAAAACAACACGTTCATGAACTTCCACTTGAACACCAGTCGCAATACCACTTCGAACGCGGTCTCGACCGGGTACATGTCGGTCTCAGGGCAAGCGGTGTCGAGTAACCTGACGTTGATTGGCAACGTGTTCATTAACAACGATCACCACCTGCTGATCAAGGATCTCTCGTACGCTACGCTGATCAACAACACGCTCTATCAATCGACCTACAGCGGCATTCATCTGGAAGAACCCGGTGGAACCAGCGTGCTCGGCCCAGGGCGGGGAGCAGCGCTCGACGGAGTCCTCTTCTGGGACAATCCCATCGCTATCGAGGGAATCGTCGCGAGTACCGAGCTGACGATCGACCATTCGATCGTGCCGGCCGAACTCACTGGCTACGGCACCGGCAATCTGACGACAGACGACCCGCGGTTCAGCAACGTTGCGATCGACGACCTGTCGCTGCTGCCTGGCTCCCCAGCCATCGGCACCGGCCCCAATGGTTCGGAGATCGGCGGGGTGCAACTCTCCGACTACACGCCTGCCTCGGCAGCAACGCTTCGCATTACCGAGTTGCATTTCGACCCCACCGGCGGCGACACCACCGTTGGCGAAGTCGGCGGCACCGGCAAGTCGTTCGAGTTCATCGAGCTTACCAATTTTGGCAACGAGACCATCGACCTCAGCGGGCTGGTGTTCGACGACGGCATCGACTTCGCCTTCCCGTGGCAAAGTTCGCTGGCGGCGGGGCAAACGATCGTGGTCGCGAGCAATGCCGACTTGTTCCGGTCTCGCTATGGCGACTCCGCTGCTTTGGCTGGCGAGTTCACCGGCAACCTCTCCGGCGATGGCGAACAAGTGCGGCTGCTGGCTGCCGATGGAAGCGTGATCGCCGACTTCGCCTACGAGGTCATGAGTCCCTGGCCCAACGCTGCAGGTGGCTATTCGCTCGAGGTCATCGACCCCTTGGCGAGTCTCGACGATCCCGCGAACTGGCGGGCGAGCACCGAGGTCAATGGCACCCCCGGCGCACTCTCCGTCACGACCATCGTCGGCGATTTCGATCGCAACGGATTGGTCGACATGGACGACTATGCAATGTGGAAGTCGCAATTCGGCCGCCAGGTGGCTCCCGGGTTCGGCGCCGATGGCAACGCCGATGGAACGGTGAGCCTGGCCGACTACACCCTCTGGCGCGACAACCTGGGGGCGGCAGTCGCACCGGTGGTGCAACCGATCGCGTCCCCCAGCACCGACGCTACCGAGGCAGCAATTGCTAGCATCGCAGCGACCCCTAGCACCGAAGCGCCGGACTCCTCAACCACTGCAGCACCCACTATCGCTACCAACAGCACCGCTGCGGAGGATGTTGCGTCGATAGAAACAACTCCGATCGCCAAACCGCTGATGTATCTGAATGCGAAGCAAAGCGTTGCTTCGCATCGTTCGAGCAATGCTTCGACCGAGAACTCGCTCGATCAGGCGTTTGCCGACTACGAGCAACAGAACCTGCTACTACTCCGTCGGCACCAATTCGACACTCGCCCAGCAGCGACCTCAACTCAATTGCAGCAGGCAACGCATCAGCACCAACCAACTGAGTCAACCACCGCACGCGCTCGCCGCGGGGCGTTGGCGGTTAATTTCGACTGGCTCGACCAGGCTTAG